The DNA sequence ATCGCATTTATTCAATGGAAATTAGCTATTCATGTATCCCGGTTAAGACGGCGAAAGCATCAGAAAAAGAGGGAGAAGCCAGATGTCTTTACGACGGATAAGCAAGAAAGCTCCGACCTTTAGGGAGGAGATGAATTGCGAAAATATATATACATAACTTTAGCATATCTATTTTAGTATATGGAGATAAGTAATAAAGAGAAAGAGTATCATCATGAACCGCATATGGTGTACAGTTGTCAATACCATGTAATATTTTGTTCCAAATACAGAAGAAGCGTCCTGAAGGATGGCATCGATCTGAGACTAAAAGAGCTAATTATGGAGAAGCAGGATGAATACCAGTACAAGATACTTGAAATGGAAGTTATGCCCGATCATGTGCATCTCCTGATAGACATCAATCCAAAGCGTGGTGTATATCACGTTATCAATCAGATTAAGGGGTACAGTTCGTTCGTCCTGCGAAACGAGTTTCCTGTGTTAAAGCGTAAGATTCCAACACTGTGGACACATTCCAAGTTCGTATCTACCGTTGGATCTGTAACACTCGAGGTTGTGAAAAAATACATAGAGGAGCAAAAACGCGTATGATTCTCACATATAAGATCAATCACGGCAGTGATTTCTCGAAAGAATTAGAAAGGGCTAAGCAGATTGCAGAGTTTGCCATAAAAACCAGATCCATTTCATCTAAGGATGTCAGGCAATTTGGCCTTAAATCAGTAATATCAAACCAGATACTCAGGAAATATTCCAGAAGCCAGAGAGCAAAGGATGTCCGTAGTGTAAAATTAACATTGCCCAATCAGGGAATACATTTTAACCATGAAGACAGGACCATAACCATACCTTCCTTGAAACTCACCTTAAGCTACCATTTCAGGAATGATTTCGTAAAGATTAACCAGATTGAACTCGATGGTGAATTTGCATACATATCTGTGACTGTACCTGAAAACGCATTGATCGAACCGAAGGGACATCTCGGAGTAGATAGGAATACAACGGCACACATTGCCGTTGTCGCAAATCCCCTAAACGGAAAGGTCATGAAGATCGGTAAGAAGGCGGAACACACCCACAGGAAATACAAGAATATCAGGAAAAAACTCCAGAAGAAGGGAAAATACGGGAAGGTGAAAGAAACAAAGGATAAAGAAAACAGGATTGTAAAGGACATAAACCACAAAGTATCGAAGAAGATAGTGCAGGAAGCGAAGAATAATGGGATGGGAATCAAGCTCGAATATCTAAAAGGAATAAGGAATGCAAAGTCGAGCAGAAATTTCAGGTACTCCTTGAATAGCTGGTCGTTCTATCAGCTTGAACAGATAATAGAATACAAGGCCAGACTACTTGGAGTTCCCGTGGAACATGTTGATCCGTACAACACTTCAAAGGAGTGTTCAAGATGCGGACTCATAGGCCACCGTTCAGGAAAGAGCTTTAAGTGCCCTGATTGCGGGCACGTTGATCATGCCGATGCCAATGCTTCGTTCAACATAGCATTGCGTCCGGTATTTGAGGAAGGCATGGATCTATTGCATGCAGACAGGGATGCATGCAAGGGGAGCACTGATACCCACAGAGAGGCAACGTTATGAGCGATAGCGACCTTAGAACCTCCGAAGCTTCGGCGAGGAGAGTATGTCAGGTAAGGTTCCCTGTTATGAAGGATACCATGCTGTCGACAATCCTCTCCTTCACCATTGATGGGTTTTTCCAGGAGAAGAGCGATGGCTCAAGGTAGCACGCAAGTGCACATTTATTGCAGCTTTCGTAAGGTTTCCAGTCGAACGAGTTCCACATTTTCGCGAGATCAACATCCCAGACTTTTGCAGACCCCTTATACTCGTTAAGTACATAGCAGGGCTGCACAATGCTGCCGGTCGGATCTATGTTTACGGTCAACCATGGCTTGCACACCCATTTCTCGGTGCCATACCATGAGTTCAACAGTGCCTCAAAGTACTCTTTAGAGTTCAGTACAGGATATCCACGGATTTTGTACTCGTGCAGCAGCGATATTGTATCCCTGAGCCTGTTCCGTTCCGGTGACATCGGGTCTGCTGTTGAATAGTCATACGCTATCTGAAAGTTTATGCTCACACCGAGCTTTACTGCCAGGTTCACGAGGTCAGTAGCCTGATCCATATTTTCCCTTGTGATGGTTGAGCTTATTGCCATGTGGACATGGTCACGCGCAGCCTCTATTCCCTCAACAGCTTTCCTGAACGACCCATTTATGCCCCTCAGCCTGTCGTGCACCTCTCCTATTCCGTCAAGGGACACGAAAAGATAATTCAGGTCATCCTTTATGTTTCCGATCTTCTGTTTCAGCAGCCACCCATTTGTAACCATTGAAGTATGGAACCTTCTGTATGATTCATGTAATATCTGGTCTATGTCATTTCTAAGCAGCGGTTCTCCACCCTCAAATCCAAGGAAAGAGATTCCCGCGCGCTTCAGGGAATCCATCATCCTCACCTCTTCATCAATATCAAGAAGTTGCTCGTCCTTTCTTCTCCAGAATGGGCACATTTTGCATCTCAGATTGCATTCATAAAGAAGTTTATGTCCTGCGATAAATGGCATCCGGGAACCGGAAGAAACTTTCATGGACCTCAGTATACCCCGGGCAACAACGGGTCGAATTAATGCCATTTATTAATAGCTCAAGCGCTTATACAAACTTTGCGTATTTTTTACTATTTATATTCTGCTGTTTTCCCCGTGCTCATTTAACCGCTCTTATTTTGCTTATCTTGTTCAGGCAAACTTGTAATTAGCAACTGTTAAATATCTTTCTTATATCCGATTATTCGGAGCGATCGTTCTGCGACAAGCAGTAATTCGTATATTGCTGTCAGGGAAAACTGCTTCGGGAAATGATCAAAAATGAAGTATAAAGATACGTGCACATCCTGCGGAATCGGACTCGTTGAAGTGGGATACTCAATATTCGACTGCCCAAATTGCGGTGAGGAAGTCATAGGGCGATGCAAGGACTGCAGGGAACACTCCACTCATTACGTTTGCGGTTCATGCGGCTTTCAGGGACCATAGCGATTCTTATGGGAGACGTTTGTGTAGTTTTCAAGGTCCTGCCAGAAGATTCCGAGCTAAAAATAGAGACGCTTGAAAAAGAAATTGTTGAAAAAATAAATGGAATATGTGAAGTCAACAAAATTAGTGTTGATGACATTGGATTCGGGATAAAGGCCCTTAAGATACAGGTTGTTGTCCCCGACGAGGAAGGAAAGATCGACCGTGTTGAACAGGCAATTTCCTCAATCTCCGGAGTCGGGCAGGTAGACAGCGAAGACGTTACGCTGGTATGAATACAAACCCGGACTCAATTTCTAACCTAACTTTGCCCCATTGTAGTACTACAGCTTTCTGATTATCAGTTATTTGACCGGTTCTGGTAATAAAAAGATCTTTATACTATGTAGTGATATTATCATTACATTGACCTATACCAGAAAAATCATCAGGGGCGAGAATACCTACCTGTACCGGGTAACGAGCTTCAGGGACAGGGATACCGGTAAGGTGAGGCAGCGATCTGAGTACCAGGGGAAGGAGATCATCAAGGATAACGTAAAGACAATACAGAAGCCGAGGAACCGCATACAGGTGAGAAGGGTGCTGGAGTCAGCACCATATATCTTATACAGGAATGCCGAGAATTTCGGCATTAACGATGATTTTATCACTGCGATGCAGGGCCTGACAAACATGAGGGAAGCTGCCAGACGAATCATCATGCTTGCCGCTTCTCACATGACGGGAACATTCGGATCCCTGGAACTTCACACCGGAATCAGGGATTCAACTGTCAAGGAGGAGCGTGATCTTGTCGATTTCATTGGATCTAAGGATCCCGATGTCATATCGATCCTGGAGAGGGCAATGTCCCAAAGGATTGTCAAGGCATACGGCTCACACGGAATCGTGTATGATCTCAGTGCAGTCAGGTATCTGGGCTCTGAGAACGATCTTGCCATGTACGGTCACTATTACCGTACGAATGGCGGTAACAGGGAGATCAACTTCGTTCTCGCCGTTACGAGAGAGGGGGGCATACCGGTGCATCACCGCATCATGCCCGGTAACATTGTATCGGTGAGCACCGTCGGGGCATTCGCCATGGAACTGCGGGACCTCGGGATCAGTACAATCATGGTAGTCATGGACAGGGGATTCTATTCCACACAGAATATCAAGGACCTCAAGGATTATTCGCTGATAGGTGCAATACCTGCATCCCTGAAGATGTATCATGACCTGCTTGCTAAATCCGGGAAGATTGAGAATTCAAGGAACTACATCCAGTACCATAAAGAGACGGTGTTCTTCAGGGAACACCGCATTGACTCCATACGGTACATTGTGTACTTCTCCGCACAGAGCAGGGCAGACAGGATGCAGGCATTCTATTCGCATCTGTCGGATATCGAAGGAGATCTGAAAGCCCTCCAGGGCAAGAGATTCGACTCAGAACAGGACATGATGCACACTGCGATTTCTGCAACCGGAGACATGGCAAGGTACTTTGACCTGGGAGCATCGGAAGGGTCGCTCACATACAGGCTGAAGCACAATGCCATACAGGCTAGAACCAACAGGATGGGTTTCTTCATCCTCTTCACGAATACGATGATCGGTGCAGATGAGATACTCAGGATATACAGGGAGAAGGACGTGGTGGAGAAAGCTTTCATGCATTCAAGGCCATCCATGCAACCGGTGTATGCAAGAACAGAGGAAGGCACCAGGGCAAGGATATTCCTCTCCATCCTGGGATATTCCATGATGAGGATGATCGCGCACAGGTGCGATCTTTCATACGAAGAGACTGAAAGAATCCTTTCAGGAATAAAGGAAGTTGTATATAGCAATGGGTCGCATGCGCCAGTGGAACTCACAAAGGAGCAGAAATCCGTGCTCCAAAAGAGTTCAATTGAATTGTAGTGATACAAAGGGGCAAAGATAGGTTCTAAAATAAGGTAGCTTAGCATTAACGTTTACATTTTTATAAATTAGTTTTTTTATCCGCAGTCCTTTGGGCATATAGCGTGAGATACTATAGAAACACAATCTCTATTGCGATCTAGTAAGGGGCCATGCACCGAGTTCTTGAGAGTTAACACATCTTTCTCGTATCACCGGTAATTATAGACCTTATCACAAAAGAGACGCTAAAATTTAATAACTTCTTGGAGCTGTTGAACCGATGCTCGTGTGATCATAGAAATAGCCAGAAAAGCGGATTTGAAGAACATACCACAATTTTCCATAAGGTTGGACTTGGCATGGGAACTCTTCCTTCCGGAATCTTTAAGCTCGCTTCCCCAGAAAGGCAACGACACAAACTTAATTCTTCTCTCTAATTGGCTATGGAACACCTTGGGAAATAATGCGGGCAGGCTGAGGAAAGACCTTCCTGAAAAACAGTGGATAATTGTTCCTGCCCTAGACCAGTCCGCATTAAGATTCGTGGAGCGAATAGCCTCATTCTGGTCAGACGAAGTTCTTGAATATGTTTTGAGGGGCGACGAAACTCCATTCGAGAGAGATGCCTGGATCCCACCAACAGTAAATGTATTTTCTGACAAGGACAAAGAGCCGGAGGAGGAGGCCCTAACACTGAAGGAACCCGAAGGAACCACAAGTTTTCTCATGCCGCTATTAGGTAT is a window from the Thermoplasmatales archaeon genome containing:
- a CDS encoding Transposase, with protein sequence MEISNKEKEYHHEPHMVYSCQYHVIFCSKYRRSVLKDGIDLRLKELIMEKQDEYQYKILEMEVMPDHVHLLIDINPKRGVYHVINQIKGYSSFVLRNEFPVLKRKIPTLWTHSKFVSTVGSVTLEVVKKYIEEQKRV
- a CDS encoding putative transposase yields the protein MILTYKINHGSDFSKELERAKQIAEFAIKTRSISSKDVRQFGLKSVISNQILRKYSRSQRAKDVRSVKLTLPNQGIHFNHEDRTITIPSLKLTLSYHFRNDFVKINQIELDGEFAYISVTVPENALIEPKGHLGVDRNTTAHIAVVANPLNGKVMKIGKKAEHTHRKYKNIRKKLQKKGKYGKVKETKDKENRIVKDINHKVSKKIVQEAKNNGMGIKLEYLKGIRNAKSSRNFRYSLNSWSFYQLEQIIEYKARLLGVPVEHVDPYNTSKECSRCGLIGHRSGKSFKCPDCGHVDHADANASFNIALRPVFEEGMDLLHADRDACKGSTDTHREATL
- a CDS encoding pyrroloquinoline quinone biosynthesis protein PqqE, yielding MALIRPVVARGILRSMKVSSGSRMPFIAGHKLLYECNLRCKMCPFWRRKDEQLLDIDEEVRMMDSLKRAGISFLGFEGGEPLLRNDIDQILHESYRRFHTSMVTNGWLLKQKIGNIKDDLNYLFVSLDGIGEVHDRLRGINGSFRKAVEGIEAARDHVHMAISSTITRENMDQATDLVNLAVKLGVSINFQIAYDYSTADPMSPERNRLRDTISLLHEYKIRGYPVLNSKEYFEALLNSWYGTEKWVCKPWLTVNIDPTGSIVQPCYVLNEYKGSAKVWDVDLAKMWNSFDWKPYESCNKCALACYLEPSLFSWKNPSMVKERIVDSMVSFITGNLT
- the ef1b gene encoding aEF-1beta, which codes for MRLSGTIAILMGDVCVVFKVLPEDSELKIETLEKEIVEKINGICEVNKISVDDIGFGIKALKIQVVVPDEEGKIDRVEQAISSISGVGQVDSEDVTLV
- a CDS encoding Transposase — its product is MTYTRKIIRGENTYLYRVTSFRDRDTGKVRQRSEYQGKEIIKDNVKTIQKPRNRIQVRRVLESAPYILYRNAENFGINDDFITAMQGLTNMREAARRIIMLAASHMTGTFGSLELHTGIRDSTVKEERDLVDFIGSKDPDVISILERAMSQRIVKAYGSHGIVYDLSAVRYLGSENDLAMYGHYYRTNGGNREINFVLAVTREGGIPVHHRIMPGNIVSVSTVGAFAMELRDLGISTIMVVMDRGFYSTQNIKDLKDYSLIGAIPASLKMYHDLLAKSGKIENSRNYIQYHKETVFFREHRIDSIRYIVYFSAQSRADRMQAFYSHLSDIEGDLKALQGKRFDSEQDMMHTAISATGDMARYFDLGASEGSLTYRLKHNAIQARTNRMGFFILFTNTMIGADEILRIYREKDVVEKAFMHSRPSMQPVYARTEEGTRARIFLSILGYSMMRMIAHRCDLSYEETERILSGIKEVVYSNGSHAPVELTKEQKSVLQKSSIEL